The Homo sapiens chromosome 16, GRCh38.p14 Primary Assembly genome includes the window CCAGGACCGACGCAGAGCTGGGGTCCTGTCCCTAAGCCTGTGGCACAGCGACTCTTGACATGGGAGCCAGGGAGCTGGGACCGCCgcacccctcccctgcctccctcctggggTCACCACCCTCAGGCGGCTGCCAGCTGGCCTAGGACGCGGCGGAACTGCTGGGTGCTGTGGCCCAGCTCCTTGACCCTCTCCACCATGTCCTGGGCCGCGGAAGGCGATGGGTACTGCAAGGCAGCGGCCTTGGTGGTGGCCACGATGCCGCGCAGGAGGTCGCACAGCAGGTTGCTGTAGTGGGTCACCTGGCTGCGCACGTCAGCAGCCTTGGCCTGCCGTGACAGTGTGTCCCCGATGAACACCAGCTTGTGGGCGCTGAGGATGACGAACTTGCTGTGCGCCACAAAGATCTTGGGCGGCTGGTTGGTGGCCACGGCGGTAAAGAAGGCGTCCACGGCGTTGGTCAGTGTGGTCAGGTTGGCCTCACACTGCTCCAGGTAGAAGAGCAGCAGCTGCCGGTCCGAGGGCCCCAGGCCGCCTGTTCGCCCCGGGGCCAGGGGTTGGGCTGGCGTCCAGTTGGCCAGGTCGTGGTCTATGGGCCGTGACACCTCCTGTTCCAGTCGTTCAAACTGCTtcagctggggcaggagggaagcAGGAGCAGGGTTAGGCTCTCGGGTGAGTTGGAACTACAGGCCGAGACCTGGGCACCCTGGGCTGGGCTTCTCTAAAAGGGCCGCTACTCAGAGTGCATGGGACTGCAGGGAAACGGGCAGTCTCCTCTCCCGGGGACGGGACCAGGAACCATGGCAAGCCTTCTGGAGGTTGTTCAGTTACCCTTCCACCAGTCTCAAAAGGTCAGACTCCGTGCCctgaacatttttgaaatgacaagaTGGACAACAGAAAAGTGGCTGCCTGGGGTCGGGGGGTCACCGTCCTGGCTTGGGTACTGTCCCACGTGACTTGAGACGTGGCACTGGGGAAAATGGCTGAAGGGCACTGGGGACCCCTCGACcctatctttgcaacttcctgtgaatctataaatatttcaaaatggaaggttaaaaaaattttccccTTAGTTCAAAAGTAACATACACATTATAAAAAGATTCAAATATATCAAACAGAAAAAACGAAGATGTCACCTGTAATCCAATGCCCCTAAATAGAACCTCTGCTAAATCATCTTCCAGAACCACACACGAAAGTTAACATTTCCACTCCCGTGCCTAGGAGTCAGCTGAAGGGGACAATGTGTCCTCACTAGAGCCGCTCTGGCTCCGGAAGTGACCAGCCACACCCAGACTCAGGACTGGTAAGCTCTGTGCCACCCTAGGCGCAAAGATCCAAGCCACAATGAGCAAAACCAATAGGAAACCTCCCCTTCCTAACACTTAGAACCTCGCACTGTCCCCCTTAGGCAGCCACTTGGTGAAATCCTCCATCTCTCCGTTCCCTTAGCCAGTGAGATACATACTCcgctttttttctttgaaaagctcTGATGAggcagggtgaggtggctcatgcctgtgatcccagcactttgggaggctgaggcaggtgaatcacttgagtctgggaagtccaggctgcagtgagccctgacaGAGCACAGGCAACAagctttgtggggttttttttttttcaatactatttttatttttataaagaaggagtcttgatctgtcacccaggctaatctttttttttttttttttaaatggagtcttgctctatcgcccaggctgaagtgaagtggcacgatctcggctcgctgcaacctctgcctcctgggttcaagcgattctcctgcttcagctgggattacaggcctgcgccaccacccctggctaatttttgtatttttggtaaagatggggtttcaccatgttggccaagctggtctcaaactcctgacctcagatgatcctcccgcctctgtctcccaaagtgatgggattacaagcgtgagccactgcacccagccctttttaTTCTTTGACAACTCTTCATAGTTATATAATATCCCACTGCATAAATGTCCATACTTTATTGAATCAATACTCTCCTATTAGACACTTTGTGGGTGGAGATTTCAGATTCTTCACCGATACAAAAATGGGGCAACAGATGTTCTCATCAGTAAGTCTTCATGGACTTGCATTTAACATGGACTTTATGTCCTTGGCCTTGGAATTCTACATCTTTAAAGTTCTTCACATATATTCTTGCCCTTTAATCCAGCTTCTAGCAAGTTATCTAAGTGATTCATCAGATACGTGCAAAGACTAGtattcatcacagcactgttcacaaaagTAAAACTCTGGGAACAGCCTAAGTGTCCAACAGCAGGGGACTGGTGAAGTCAGTGCTGGAGGCACACAGAGGACGGACAAAGTACACGACCACTTCTGAAAACACGGCGATCCCAGAGTTCTCTCTCTAGACAGAGATATAGACCTATATATTGTTGATATTTcaggaggttttttgtttttgagacggagtttcgctcttgttgcccaggctagagtgcagtggtgcgatctcggctcaccgcaacctccgcctcctgggttcaagcgattctcctgcctcagcctcccaagtagctgggattacaggcatgtgccaccatgcccagctaattgttttgtatttttagtagagatggggtttctccatgttggtcaggctggtctcgaactcccgacctcaggtgatccgcccgcctcggcaccCAGgaggtttttaaaacaattttattttattttttttgagacggaatctcaccctgtcgcccaggctggagtgcagtggcgcaatctcggctcactgcaagctccgcctcctgggttcaaatgattctcctgcctcagcttcccaagtagctgggactacaggcgtgtgccactatgctggccaatttttgtatttttagtagagatggggttttgccatgttgaccaggctggtctcaaactcgtgacctcaagtgatctgcccgccttggcctcccaatgtgctgggattacaagtgtgagccactgtgcctggccacaatttGTATTAATGTATACAGACTTGGGTCTCACTAcgtggcctggctggtctcaaacccttggcctcaagtgatcctcctgcctcagcctcctaaagtgttaggattacaggtgtgacatttattcttttcttgggTGTTTTCTTTAGTAGATTTAACAGGGGTGCAGGTGCAGTTTTGTTATGTGGGTACAATGTACCCATTAGGTAATTtctcagcccccaccccctgccacccTGCCACCGTTCTGAGATGTCAATGTCTAGCCTCTCCTGAGTGTCTCCATGTGCCAGGTACTTCCCAGGCATCTTCCACTTTTCAGTGATTCTCACCGAGCTCTCATGAGGCGGCTGCAGCCTCACTGCTGTGTGTCGTGGGTCTCAGgcccctgcctctgccacctcctTGGTGCCCAGAAGGTAGGCGAGGGAGATTTGACGGGTGATATTTTTATGTTCACTTCGTGCTATCctgtattttcacttttaaaattatcttcataaTCAGAATAAAGCTCCCTTAGTGTTTTTTTACATACCTCTTTCCTACCCTGAAGAACTGATTCAAAATATGAGGAAAATTCTATTAACATGTCTGCATATAAACACAGCAGTATATTTATAATaaggggccagatgtggtggctcacactataatcccagcactttgggaggccaaggcaggtggatcgtttgagcccaggtgtttgagaccagcctgggcaatgtggtgaaacctttgtctctataaaaaatataaaaatcagccaggtgtggtggcaggcgcctgtaatcccaactactggggaggctgaggcaggagaatcgcttgagcccagaaggttgaggctgcagtgagttgagatcgcatcactgtactctagcctgtgtgacagaacaagattctgtgtcaaaaaaaaaaaaatactaaggaaGTGTGGGTACAATACAAACATTCAATAGACGCTAAGTGGTCTTTGAAAGAATCCACAAGAATGCTTAACGCCATGGCAGATGCTGGGACAGAAGAGTCGAATGCCCACAGGACACCATCCCGGCCATGCAGGGAGCAGCTTGGAGGAAGGAGCAGGGCAGAGCCAGCCCCGTGCTGAGCCTATGGCAGCTGTGAGGGGTCTATTTTCTGCTCTCACCCCACTCTCTAATTCCCTAAATGTCTCCAACAATTACtcttgaaaactttaaaataaaccaaGTGAAAAGATGAAGATGGTCAGGAGGCAGGGGGGTGGCAGGCCGGGCCCAGCTCTGAGCACTGTCAGACAACATGAGAAGCTGGGGACCCGGGGTCGGCCCTGCAGGGCAAGAGCTGGGGGCTCAGGGGGTCAGCGGGCAAAGCTGGGCCTTGCTCTGCTCCGGGGCCTCACCTGCTGCAACTCCAGCTGGCTCTTGCCCTGCCGCGTGATGCTGCCCTTTTCCAGCAGCTCCTTCTGGGTCTTCTCAAACTCCTCCTTCCCCTGGAGGGCAGAGACAGGGGCTGCGCTGAGGCCAGTTTTCTGAGCCAGAAGCACAGGCCAGCCCTGTGGCGGGCGCAGTGAGCTGAGTGGCCACCAGGTGGTGCTgcgtgtgcgcgcacacacacgcacacgtggacgcacacacacactagcacacgtggacacacacacacacacaagcacacgtgaacacacacacagactggcaCGTGCAGGGGCaggcagacagacacacacacacacacacacacacacacacacacacactcccccagGCTGGCATATGTGGGACACAGCCCCCCCAGGCTGGCACATGCGGGGACACACAGAGAAGGTGGCTTCCTAGGAAGCAACCCTGGCAGCCCCTTTCACCGCCTGCCAGCTCAGGAAGAGACTGGGCAGAGGGTGGGGTACCCGCAGAAAGTCCGCAAGCTCCACCCTGCCTTCCCAGGCTCCAACACCAGGAATCACACCCAATCCCTCCCCCTTGGCCTAAAGGCCTGGCCACCTGGTCCCTGCCCCTGGATGCCTCTCTGGCCCAGCTCAGCCTGGAATGTTCCTTACCAGGACTCCCACCCGGCTAGCACCCAGGCCTCTGCTCCAGGGGCCAGCCTGGGAGGAGCAGTCccagccacctcccaccaccTCCTGCTGCTCCCCCACGCTCAGAGCAtccttgtgtgtgtgcacatttctGCAGATCTGTCTCCCCACACAGAACAGCAGAGTCACCGCTGCTGGTCACCAGAGATACCAGCCCGAGGGACTCAACGAAGGGCTCGATGACATGGCCACCCTAGCACATGGGGCCAATGTGGGGTGAGGGAGGTCAAAGTGAGAGGAGGGTGCAGGGCCTTGCCAGGGACCAGGCCCCAGCTGAGAACAAATCTCCCCCTAAGCACAGGAGCCCAGCGTGGCAGAAGAGGAGCCGGGGCTGGGCAGGCGGCACCCACCTGTAGGTGGACGTAGTCATAGTCCTCCATCCAGCCCCCCTCGCTGTTCTCGTACTGCCCATCTGGCGAGTCCTGGGAGGTGAACTTAGGGGGTGAGGGCAGGGGTCGTGACTGGATGCTGCTGGTCTTGTCAGTGGGGTTGGGGTGCAGGGTGCCACCCCCCTCAGGCCCCGGGGCAGTGGCCTTGGTCCGTCTGAAGAGCAGTGAGGCATTGCCGTGCAGGAAGGAGGCCAGCTGCTTGGCGTCCTCGGGCACAGCCCGCGAGCAGGCCACCAGCCGGTCCAGGTCCTCAAGGGTGGCTCCAGAGCCTCCCCGGCCAGCGTCGAGGGCCTGACCATGTGCCACCAGCGTCTGGTGCACGTCCTCCATCTTCTGCAGCTGCCGGCTAAGCTTGGCATGCAGGGCACGGTCAGATGTGTGGGCAGCATTGCCCACCGCGCTGCGGGCAAACTCCAACAGCTCGTGGACGGCACTCTGGACAGCGGCCACAGCAGCCTGCAGGTCCTGCACCAGCGGCTCCTGTGGCTCAGAGGGGCTACGCCAGCTCCCAGTCGCACCGGCGCTGCCTGCCAGGTCCAGAAGGTGGGCAACGGTGGCGCTCACACCCTGCTGCAGCCGTGCCAGGGCCTCCACAGCAACTTCCAGCTCCAGGGGTTCCCGGCCCGGCCCTGCCACCTCCAAGGAGGACGCAGACTGGCTGCTGCGTGTGCTGCCGGTGCTGGAGGCCGACAGGCGCTTGCCCTCTGCCGGGGCTTCACGTTCAGCTGGGGGAGGCACCGCATACACACCACTGTCGACCACGCCACCATCAGCCACCTCAGGAGGAAGCACCCGTTCACGGGGCACATCGTACAGGGTGCCCGGGCCAGGCCGCCGCAAGCCAGGGGGCACGTCGTAGAGGTCAGGAGCCGGGGGCGGCACGTCATACACGTCCTCGGCCGGCGGGGAGTCTGGAGGGGGCGCAGCCAGTACCAGTGGGGTGCGGGCCGGGTCAAAGGGCTTGGCCTTGGCGAAGGCGGGGGGCACATCGTAGGTCTCCTCACGCAGCAGTGGGCCATCGGGCACATCCTTGCTCACCGATGGAGGAACGTCGTAGACCTGGGGGACAAGCGGTGGTCAAGactgtccatctgtccatctgccCACCCCAGGGACTGGGGGCAGcacccagccacacacacacacacacgtacacacatacagacacacacacagaggcacgcgcacacacacaggcacacatacaaaTGCAGAGGcacgcacacaggcacacacacgcgcacacacactcGCAGCCCTAGCACACACATCCTTCACAATTCCTATCCATGACAGCTCTGGGACGAGCCGGCTCTGGAGCCAGGTGACCACCCCTGTGCCTGAAGGTGGGAGAGCTTCCTCCCAAAGAATTGCATGTGTTAATTCACATAATTGTGTCACTGCAGACACTCACTGAAAGGTTAGCTGTGAtactgccactgccaccaccatcatATCATGATTTCATCACCATCACCGCCGCTGCCacctcatcaccaccatcactgttACCACCCAGCACCACCACCACGTGTGAACTTTCTACTCTGCAGCAGGTGTGCGACTGAGCTCTGTGTGTATTATCAGGGGACCAAATTCTGGTTTGCCCAGGACAGTGCTGGTTTGTCCCTGATGCCCCCACATAATTACTAGTCCCCCCTTCACTCTTGGAAGTATCCCAGGTGAGATGACACATCCCGTGGTCACCTTGCGGATACCCTCTCAGGAGCTCATGGAGAAGGCCTCGCAACAGGCGGTTCTGCCGACAAAGAACCTGAGGCTCAGAAGACagcttgatttcctcatctgtcaaccATCCAGAACCAGGGTCTGGAGCCAGTCTCTTCCTGCCCgccacccccagccctgcagaCACTGGTCAGCACCCCTGTGCACACACCCAGACACCCCACAGCCTCAGCCTGGCCCTGGCATTGCCCTGGCATTTGCTCACTGCGTGGTGGTTGGACGGTGGCAGGCCCTTCTCCACACTGGGGGGCACGTCATACACCTCCAGCAACGGGTCTCGGCCATTGGGACCCTTGACAGCCATGGGGGGTGTGTCATACACCTGGGGCAGAAACAGTGCAGGGTTAACGGCGCCAGGGCCACTTGGGGGAATAGGAAAGGTGGGAACCCCGCAGCACCGTCCCCAGGCCTGGCCGGGGCTGAGAAGATGCAGCTCTCGGCCCAGGGCCAAGCAGAGGCACAGACTTGCCGCCCTGCCCTCCCACCGCTGCGCACCCCACACCTACCTCCTGGCCATACTGGCTGGGAAGCAGCCCCCGAACCGGGGGCACATCATAGATGTCCTGTGGCCCCGGGGCCAGCAGGTGTCGCGGGATGTCGTACTCGTCCTGCTCCGGCTGGGCGGCCTCGTATACATAGCCCTGCCCCACGCGGGTGGGCACCACCACCTGGGGGCAGAGAGCCGACTTCACTGCTGCCCTCAAACCAGCCCTTAGGGAGGCTCCACTCACACCTGGGAGCCACGTCCTTTTAGGAGGTGGGCAGGGCACACCAGGTGGAAGGGACGGGGCTCCCCAAGGATGCCAGTTCTCACCCCCTCTGCACCATCTGACCTTCCTCTAGCAGAACGCAGTGCCAGGTACGGCAAGAACTCTGGGTTTTATTCAGAGCTGCCTCGTCCTGGGCCAGGACACCAACGTCTCTACAGCCTGCTGACCCAGAAGGCTCCACAGAGGAGCATGGGTATGAGCTGATGACACCGGTGGGGTGAGGGGCTGAGGCCCTGGCTCTGGAGGGCACTACCCACAGGCAAGGAACCCCCCGTTACTGGGGCGCCTAGCCCCACAGGACAAGAGGCCACGTCGGAGGCCTGGGAGTCTGCTGCCCACACCACCTAGCTGTAGCCTCCTCAGAAGGGTTGGCCCAGCAGGGGACTGCATCcggcccaggaccagatagagCCTAGCACCCCCTGCCCCACAGCACAGCATGGGGAGACTCTGGAGGACAGGGCCAGAGGGGCAGGTTGGGTGTGTGCTGGGGGGCGCAGCAGCTGGGACCAAGGCCCCCTCCCTGCCGCGCCTGCCCCGGGGGAGCTGCCTGCAGCAGGTAAGATCCCCAGCGACCTGAAAGGATGAGGCCTAGTGGGGGAAGTGGGTCCAGGgccagccctcccctccccaggtgCTCTTACCATGACCcagagcccagggaagccaaggcCCGCACAGTGGGTGAAGAGGCAGGCAGCACAATGGCCTGCCCAGGGCCACAGGACCCCTcaccagcaccagcctgaagcGGGTAGGGGCCATGCCAGGCAGCCTCCTTCCCTGAAGGTCTCCCTGCCTTGGGGAGGTCAAGGCCTCCCTGGTGGGATTCTCCAGCCCCCGGGCACACTGCGCCCACACGCCTCCACCACCAGGCTCCCTGTTCAGCTCTCTCCACTGAAAGACCTTTTGTTCCTTCATCAAAGGGGATGTCTGGGACAGGGTTGACTCAGGGCCTCCCCGCACATCCCCCAGGGCAGCAGCGCCAAAGCAGCCCCTCCCCCGGGCCCAGTGCCCCTGAACCCCTAGAGGCCCTCCCAATGCAGGCAGGCAGCCAGCCCTGCTTGCTGAGGGTGCTGTGAGGGGGGCGCTGAGCATGGGGGTGGCAGAGGCGCCAGCACCCCCCAGCAGCCGCAGGCCTGGCAGAGCCCCCCGCAGCGCAGCAGAACTGGGCCCACTAGGTCTCCAGCACGCCTGGTAGCAGAGTCCCGGCTGGGGGCCTCCGTGGGGTGTCCCCGCCCCCTTCCAGTGCGTCTGGGAGTGGATTTGGCGGCTGCCTCTCCAGACTCATCTCCCTCCACGCGCCCCAGACTTGAGTCTCCTCCAGAACTATTTTTAGATGCAGGGACCTGCCAACAGCGGGGCAGGCGGGGCGGAGGGACGTGGCAGGTTGGCTGGGCCTCGAGGCACGGCCTGAGGCTTCTCcaggcctcccagcctcccaaaggcaGGTGGGGACCCAGCCTCAAGGCTCAGCCAGGACCCAGCACCAGCAGGAGGGATGAGCATCCTCCAAAAGCACCCTGCCGGTGGCCATCCCAACCTC containing:
- the BCAR1 gene encoding breast cancer anti-estrogen resistance protein 1 isoform 5 (isoform 5 is encoded by transcript variant 5) codes for the protein MSVPNVLAKALYDNVAESPDELSFRKGDIMTVLEQDTQGLDGWWLCSLHGRQGIVPGNRLKILVGMYDKKPAGPGPGPPATPAQPQPGLHAPAPPASQYTPMLPNTYQPQPDSVYLVPTPSKAQQGLYQVPGPSPQFQSPPAKQTSTFSKQTPHHPFPSPATDLYQVPPGPGGPAQDIYQVPPSAGMGHDIYQVPPSMDTRSWEGTKPPAKVVVPTRVGQGYVYEAAQPEQDEYDIPRHLLAPGPQDIYDVPPVRGLLPSQYGQEVYDTPPMAVKGPNGRDPLLEVYDVPPSVEKGLPPSNHHAVYDVPPSVSKDVPDGPLLREETYDVPPAFAKAKPFDPARTPLVLAAPPPDSPPAEDVYDVPPPAPDLYDVPPGLRRPGPGTLYDVPRERVLPPEVADGGVVDSGVYAVPPPAEREAPAEGKRLSASSTGSTRSSQSASSLEVAGPGREPLELEVAVEALARLQQGVSATVAHLLDLAGSAGATGSWRSPSEPQEPLVQDLQAAVAAVQSAVHELLEFARSAVGNAAHTSDRALHAKLSRQLQKMEDVHQTLVAHGQALDAGRGGSGATLEDLDRLVACSRAVPEDAKQLASFLHGNASLLFRRTKATAPGPEGGGTLHPNPTDKTSSIQSRPLPSPPKFTSQDSPDGQYENSEGGWMEDYDYVHLQGKEEFEKTQKELLEKGSITRQGKSQLELQQLKQFERLEQEVSRPIDHDLANWTPAQPLAPGRTGGLGPSDRQLLLFYLEQCEANLTTLTNAVDAFFTAVATNQPPKIFVAHSKFVILSAHKLVFIGDTLSRQAKAADVRSQVTHYSNLLCDLLRGIVATTKAAALQYPSPSAAQDMVERVKELGHSTQQFRRVLGQLAAA
- the BCAR1 gene encoding breast cancer anti-estrogen resistance protein 1 isoform 8 (isoform 8 is encoded by transcript variant 8) translates to MQGKNVLAKALYDNVAESPDELSFRKGDIMTVLEQDTQGLDGWWLCSLHGRQGIVPGNRLKILVVVPTRVGQGYVYEAAQPEQDEYDIPRHLLAPGPQDIYDVPPVRGLLPSQYGQEVYDTPPMAVKGPNGRDPLLEVYDVPPSVEKGLPPSNHHAVYDVPPSVSKDVPDGPLLREETYDVPPAFAKAKPFDPARTPLVLAAPPPDSPPAEDVYDVPPPAPDLYDVPPGLRRPGPGTLYDVPRERVLPPEVADGGVVDSGVYAVPPPAEREAPAEGKRLSASSTGSTRSSQSASSLEVAGPGREPLELEVAVEALARLQQGVSATVAHLLDLAGSAGATGSWRSPSEPQEPLVQDLQAAVAAVQSAVHELLEFARSAVGNAAHTSDRALHAKLSRQLQKMEDVHQTLVAHGQALDAGRGGSGATLEDLDRLVACSRAVPEDAKQLASFLHGNASLLFRRTKATAPGPEGGGTLHPNPTDKTSSIQSRPLPSPPKFTSQDSPDGQYENSEGGWMEDYDYVHLQGKEEFEKTQKELLEKGSITRQGKSQLELQQLKQFERLEQEVSRPIDHDLANWTPAQPLAPGRTGGLGPSDRQLLLFYLEQCEANLTTLTNAVDAFFTAVATNQPPKIFVAHSKFVILSAHKLVFIGDTLSRQAKAADVRSQVTHYSNLLCDLLRGIVATTKAAALQYPSPSAAQDMVERVKELGHSTQQFRRVLGQLAAA
- the BCAR1 gene encoding breast cancer anti-estrogen resistance protein 1 isoform 1 (isoform 1 is encoded by transcript variant 1), which encodes MPAKPFLSSVLLSWKVLDFSGPGPQGTGQPCSCGHWAEGQGGPPEPAGGPNVLAKALYDNVAESPDELSFRKGDIMTVLEQDTQGLDGWWLCSLHGRQGIVPGNRLKILVGMYDKKPAGPGPGPPATPAQPQPGLHAPAPPASQYTPMLPNTYQPQPDSVYLVPTPSKAQQGLYQVPGPSPQFQSPPAKQTSTFSKQTPHHPFPSPATDLYQVPPGPGGPAQDIYQVPPSAGMGHDIYQVPPSMDTRSWEGTKPPAKVVVPTRVGQGYVYEAAQPEQDEYDIPRHLLAPGPQDIYDVPPVRGLLPSQYGQEVYDTPPMAVKGPNGRDPLLEVYDVPPSVEKGLPPSNHHAVYDVPPSVSKDVPDGPLLREETYDVPPAFAKAKPFDPARTPLVLAAPPPDSPPAEDVYDVPPPAPDLYDVPPGLRRPGPGTLYDVPRERVLPPEVADGGVVDSGVYAVPPPAEREAPAEGKRLSASSTGSTRSSQSASSLEVAGPGREPLELEVAVEALARLQQGVSATVAHLLDLAGSAGATGSWRSPSEPQEPLVQDLQAAVAAVQSAVHELLEFARSAVGNAAHTSDRALHAKLSRQLQKMEDVHQTLVAHGQALDAGRGGSGATLEDLDRLVACSRAVPEDAKQLASFLHGNASLLFRRTKATAPGPEGGGTLHPNPTDKTSSIQSRPLPSPPKFTSQDSPDGQYENSEGGWMEDYDYVHLQGKEEFEKTQKELLEKGSITRQGKSQLELQQLKQFERLEQEVSRPIDHDLANWTPAQPLAPGRTGGLGPSDRQLLLFYLEQCEANLTTLTNAVDAFFTAVATNQPPKIFVAHSKFVILSAHKLVFIGDTLSRQAKAADVRSQVTHYSNLLCDLLRGIVATTKAAALQYPSPSAAQDMVERVKELGHSTQQFRRVLGQLAAA